The Paenibacillus tianjinensis genome has a window encoding:
- a CDS encoding GDSL-type esterase/lipase family protein gives MLPTLYIAGDSTAALKGAEAKPMARWGEYLQKHFSPDIIIDNRAINGRSTKSFLAEGRLADIEKDFRPGDYLLIQFGHNDEKQEDPFRYTDPDTGYKQNLQQYIESARSRADILSC, from the coding sequence ATGCTGCCGACACTATATATTGCCGGGGATTCTACAGCCGCTTTAAAGGGTGCGGAGGCAAAACCGATGGCAAGGTGGGGTGAATATCTCCAGAAGCATTTCAGCCCGGACATTATCATCGACAACCGCGCCATCAACGGGCGGAGCACCAAGTCGTTTCTGGCAGAAGGTCGCCTGGCCGACATCGAGAAGGACTTCCGGCCGGGAGACTACCTGCTGATCCAGTTCGGACATAATGACGAGAAGCAGGAGGACCCTTTCCGGTACACTGACCCTGATACAGGGTACAAGCAGAATCTGCAGCAGTATATCGAATCTGCCCGCAGCAGGGCGGACATCCTGTCCTGCTGA
- a CDS encoding SGNH/GDSL hydrolase family protein: MRAVAELTETPLLDIFAASQQLYRTLGFEGSQHLFMHLPPVQHPNYRDGITDDTHFSTEGAKRIAELVAVAIRESSALSGLHPFLHLNANT, encoded by the coding sequence ATGCGTGCTGTGGCGGAGCTCACCGAAACCCCGCTCCTCGATATTTTCGCTGCCTCCCAGCAGCTGTACCGGACACTCGGCTTCGAGGGCTCGCAGCATTTATTCATGCATCTGCCGCCCGTACAGCATCCTAATTACCGGGACGGCATCACAGATGATACGCACTTCAGTACCGAAGGGGCCAAACGGATTGCTGAGCTTGTAGCCGTGGCCATCAGAGAATCCTCAGCCTTATCCGGGTTGCATCCGTTTCTACATTTGAATGCAAATACATAG
- a CDS encoding sugar phosphate isomerase/epimerase family protein gives MTVPLHLGIRAHDFPRHYLPELIGKLKHYRFSHIQFSVHKSFPESVPSLSSLSPGTAAYFGESFRQAGIRVAVLGCYVNIVDTDPAKRAQALDDFCTHLRLARDFGASLVGTETGSVGKGYTPDNFTENAFQEVVTSVRAMVAEAERFGVTVGIEAGQNHPLHTAQLTKRLLELVPSNNLQIILDCANLMSPDNYLQQESVIAEALELLGDRIAVIHLKDFTVEDGRIVIVPVGQGQLQFAPILHYMKYKRPHIQGLLESTTEPYIQESVDFLHRLYNEV, from the coding sequence ATGACCGTTCCGCTGCATCTCGGCATCCGCGCCCATGACTTTCCCCGGCATTACTTGCCGGAGCTGATCGGAAAGCTGAAGCACTACCGGTTCAGCCATATTCAGTTTTCGGTCCATAAATCCTTCCCGGAAAGTGTCCCTTCTCTCTCCTCGCTCAGTCCCGGTACGGCTGCTTATTTCGGCGAAAGCTTCCGTCAGGCCGGTATAAGGGTCGCTGTGCTCGGCTGCTATGTCAACATCGTCGACACGGATCCAGCCAAGCGGGCCCAGGCGCTTGATGATTTCTGCACCCATCTGCGCTTGGCGCGCGATTTCGGAGCCAGTCTGGTCGGGACGGAAACAGGCAGCGTAGGCAAGGGCTATACTCCGGACAATTTTACCGAAAATGCCTTTCAGGAGGTGGTCACTTCGGTAAGGGCGATGGTGGCCGAAGCGGAACGTTTCGGGGTAACGGTAGGCATTGAAGCGGGACAGAATCATCCCCTGCATACCGCACAGCTGACCAAAAGACTGCTGGAGCTCGTACCTTCCAATAATCTGCAGATTATCCTTGATTGTGCGAATCTGATGTCGCCGGACAATTATTTGCAGCAAGAGTCCGTTATTGCAGAGGCGCTGGAACTGCTGGGCGACCGGATTGCTGTCATCCACCTGAAGGATTTCACCGTTGAAGACGGCCGGATTGTTATCGTTCCCGTGGGCCAGGGTCAGCTGCAATTTGCACCTATTCTTCATTATATGAAATACAAAAGGCCGCATATTCAGGGACTTCTGGAGAGCACTACGGAGCCGTATATACAGGAAAGCGTGGATTTTCTGCACCGGCTGTATAACGAAGTATAG